A single Candidatus Deferrimicrobium sp. DNA region contains:
- a CDS encoding DUF523 domain-containing protein — protein MPEPVRILVCACLLGEKVRYDGGHKRDLFLIETMGPFVDWVRVCPEVDCGLPVPREAMRLVVDPKRPRLVTNITGIDHTDRMERWAKARLDELSALDLRGYICKKDSPSCGREPAGVFTRMFIDRFPHLPLEEEGCLADPLLRKRFLRRVKA, from the coding sequence TTGCCTGAACCTGTACGGATCCTCGTCTGCGCCTGCCTGCTGGGGGAGAAGGTCCGCTATGACGGCGGGCACAAGAGGGACCTCTTCCTGATCGAGACGATGGGACCCTTCGTCGATTGGGTCCGGGTCTGCCCGGAGGTTGACTGCGGGCTTCCCGTCCCGCGGGAAGCGATGCGGCTCGTGGTGGATCCGAAGCGCCCTCGTCTGGTCACGAACATCACCGGGATCGACCACACGGACCGGATGGAGCGATGGGCGAAGGCCCGCCTCGACGAACTGTCCGCCCTCGACCTGCGCGGGTATATCTGCAAGAAGGACTCCCCGAGTTGCGGGAGGGAGCCGGCGGGGGTCTTCACGCGCATGTTCATCGATCGGTTCCCCCACCTTCCGTTGGAGGAGGAGGGATGCCTTGCTGATCCGTTGCTGCGCAAGAGATTCCTCCGACGGGTCAAGGCCTGA